Part of the Trueperaceae bacterium genome is shown below.
GCCATCATCAACCTGCCGCCCGGCGACTACGTCGACCGTCTGGTCATGGAGGCGAGGAACCGGGGCGAGACGCTCACGAGCGAGCAGGTCGCCGGCATGAGGGTGCTCTACGGCCTGGACAAGCCGCTGACGGAGCAGTACGTGAGGTGGATCTCCGACATCGTCCTGCGCGGCGACTTCGGCCACTCCTTCCGCTGGAACGTCCCCGTCACCACGCTGCTGGGGGAGCGACTGGTGCTGACGGTCGCCCTCTCGCTCATAACGCTGCTCTTCGTGTGGTCGGTCTCGCTGCCCATCGGCGTCATCTCGGCCGTCCGCCAGTATTCGGCCTGGGACTACCTCCTGACCTTCATAGGCTTCATCGGGCTCGCCATCCCGAACTTTCTCATCGCGCTCGTGCTCATGTACCTCTCGTTCAGGTACCTGGGGCAGAGCGTCGGCGGCCTGTTCTCGCCGGAGTACGTGAACGCCCAATGGAGCGTGGCGAGGTTCTTGGACCTCCTGAGCCACCTCTGGGTCCCGATGATCGTGCTCGGCACGGCGGGGACCGCCGAGCTCGTGCGCACGCTGAGGGCCAACCTCCTCGACGAGGTGCGTCGGCCGTACGTCACGACGGCGCGCACGCGCGGCCTCAGCGAGACCCGCCTGCTCGTCAAGTACCCCCTGCGCCACGCGCTCAACCCGTTCGTGAGCTCGCAGAGCGGGATCTTCGTGAACATCGTCTCCGGCGGGACCATCGTGTCCATCGTCCTCGGCCTGCAGACGATCGGGCCCTTGCTGCTCGAGTCGTTCCAGGACCAGGACATGTTCCTGGCCGGCAGCTCGATCATGATGCTGGCCGTGCTCGCCATGATCGGCACGATCGTCTCCGATGTGGTACTCGCGTGGCTGGACCCGAGGATCCGGTTCCGGTGAGGGTCGCTGGTGCACGTCGGGACGGCGGTCCGTGGTAGGCGGGCGCCTCGAGCCGCTCGGCCGGTCGGGCCGCCGTGGCCGCCAGCGGGGCGACCGGTACGGCACAGCCAGCCAGGCGCGGCTCTTGTGGTGGCGGTTCCGCAGGCATCGGCTGGCCGTGGCGAGCGCCTGGGTGCTCGGCTTCATCTACCTGGTCGCCCTGTTCGCCGAGTTCTTCGCGCCTTACTCTGCCGAGGCGTACTCGTCCAGCTACACTTACGCCCCGCCGCAGAGGCTGCGCCTGTTCGAGCGCACGGACGAGGGACTCAGGTTCCGGCCCCACGTCAACGACTTCGTCGTCGCGATCGACTACAACGCCGGCCGGCGCTCGTTCGACGTCGACCCGAACACGCGCCACGCCGTCGGGCTGTTCGTGCGGGGAACCCCCTACAAGCTGTTGGGGCTGATCCCGGCGGACGTCCACCTGATGGGCCCGCTCGAGCCGGGAGCGCCCATGTACCTGCTGGGCGCCGACAGGCTCGGACGCGACGTGCTGAGCCGGACGATCTTCGGGGCCCGGGTCTCGATGACGGTCGGCCTCGTCGGCGTCGCGATAGGCCTGTTCCTCGGAGTGCTGCTCGGGGGGATATCCGGCTACGTCGGCGGGGCAGTGGACAACGTCATCCAGCGCGTCATCGAGTTCCTCCAGTCCCTGCCCGCCATCCCGCTGTGGATCGGCCTCGCGGCCGCCATCCCGCTGGAGACGCCTCCCGTCCGCGTCTACTTCTACATAACGGTCATACTCTCGGTCCTCGGCTGGACGGCCCTGGGGCGCGTGGTACGCGGGCGGTTCTACGCGCTCAAGACGGAGGACTTCGTGAGCGCGGCGCGTCTCGACGGCGCCGGCGGCATGCGCATCATCCTCAGGCACATGGTGCCGTCGTTCTTGAGCCACATCATCACCGTCGTCACGCTCACCATCCCCGGCATGATCCTCGCGGAGACCGCGCTCAGCTTTCTGGGCATCGGCCTGCGCCCGCCGGTGGTGAGCTGGGGCGTGCTCCTGCACGAGGCCCAGAACATCCGCTCGCTGTCGCAGGCGCCGTGGCTCCTCTTCCCGGGGGTGGCGGTCGTGATCGCGGTCCTGGCCCTGAACTTCCTCGGCGACGGCCTCAGGGACGCGGGGGACCCCTATGCCTGAGCGTCGCGGCGTCGAACCCGACTACCTGCTCGAGGTGCGAGGACTGCGTACCCACTTCTTCACCGACGAGGGCGTGGTGCGCGCCGTCGACGGGGTCAGCTTCGGCATCGAGGCCGGCAAGACGCTGTGCGTCGTCGGCGAGTCCGGCTGTGGGAAGTCGGTGATGGCGCGCTCGGTGCTCAACGTGATCGAGCCGCCGGGCCGCGTGGTGGCCGGCAGGGTCCTGCTGCGGGCCGAGCCGGGCCAGGAGGTGGACCTCGCTGCCCTGCCGCCGAACGGCAAGAGGATGCGCTCCATCCGCGGCCGGCTGGCCACGATGATCTTCCAGGAACCGATGACGGCCCTCTCGCCCCTCTACACGATCGGGAACCAGATCATCGAGGGCATCCGGCTGCACCAGCGCGTCTCGGCGCGGGAGGCCCGCGAGATCGCGATCAGGGCCCTGGCGAACGTCGGCGTTCCCGGACCCGAGCGGCGGATCGACTCGTACTCGTTCGAGCTCTCGGGCGGCATGCGCCAGCGGGCGATGATCGCGATGGCGCTGGTCTGCGGTCCGCGGCTCCTGATCGCCGACGAGCCGACCACGGCCGTCGACGTCACCACTCAGGCCAACCTGCTGGACCTGCTGAAGGAGCTGCAGCGCGAGTCCGGCATGGCCATGCTGTTCATCACCCACGACCTCGGCGTCGTGGCCGAGATCGCCGACGACGTCGCCGTCATGTACCTGGGCACCATCGTCGAGCGCGGCACGGCGCAAGAGGTCTTCGCGGACGCGAAGCACCCGTACACGCGCGCCCTGCTGCGGTCGATGCCGGACCTGCGCGCGCGGAGGCGCGCCCGGCTGGCGACGATCCGCGGCACCGTGCCCCACCCGCTCAGACGTCCGCCCGGCTGCCCGTTCCACGACCGCTGCGACCTCGCGATGCCGGGCGTGTGCGACGCGGAGGAGCCGCCGACCGTAGACATGGGCGGCGGCCACGAGGTCGCTTGCCACCTCTACGCCGAGGGCGCCTCCCCGGACTGGCAGGTGCTCGAGGCCGGCTCCCCGGCGGGCGATCCGCGAGACGTCGCGGGGCCGCCGACCCGTCCCGCCGCGCCCGCAGGGCCGGCGGGCGCCGGAGAGCCTCTGCTGGAGGTCATCGACCTCAAGACGCACTTCCCCATCACGAAGGGATTCTTCAACCGCGTCGTCGGCCGCGTGAAGGCGGTCGACGGCGTCACCCTGACCGTCTACAAGGGCGAGACGCTGGCCGTGGTCGGCGAGTCCGGCAGCGGCAAGACGACCCTCGCGCACAGCATCATGCGCCTGCACGACCCTACGTCGGGGACCGTGGCCTTCCACACCAGATCCGGGGAGGTCGTGGAGCTCTCGGGTCTGCCGCGCGACCGGCTGGCGCCTTACTACAAGGAGATCCGCATGGTGTTCCAGGACCCCAACTCGTCCTTGGACCCCCGCATGCCCGTCATCG
Proteins encoded:
- a CDS encoding ABC transporter permease, with protein sequence MAQYIAKRILLMIPTLFAISVVCFAIINLPPGDYVDRLVMEARNRGETLTSEQVAGMRVLYGLDKPLTEQYVRWISDIVLRGDFGHSFRWNVPVTTLLGERLVLTVALSLITLLFVWSVSLPIGVISAVRQYSAWDYLLTFIGFIGLAIPNFLIALVLMYLSFRYLGQSVGGLFSPEYVNAQWSVARFLDLLSHLWVPMIVLGTAGTAELVRTLRANLLDEVRRPYVTTARTRGLSETRLLVKYPLRHALNPFVSSQSGIFVNIVSGGTIVSIVLGLQTIGPLLLESFQDQDMFLAGSSIMMLAVLAMIGTIVSDVVLAWLDPRIRFR
- a CDS encoding ABC transporter permease, producing MWYSRGWTRGSGSGEGRWCTSGRRSVVGGRLEPLGRSGRRGRQRGDRYGTASQARLLWWRFRRHRLAVASAWVLGFIYLVALFAEFFAPYSAEAYSSSYTYAPPQRLRLFERTDEGLRFRPHVNDFVVAIDYNAGRRSFDVDPNTRHAVGLFVRGTPYKLLGLIPADVHLMGPLEPGAPMYLLGADRLGRDVLSRTIFGARVSMTVGLVGVAIGLFLGVLLGGISGYVGGAVDNVIQRVIEFLQSLPAIPLWIGLAAAIPLETPPVRVYFYITVILSVLGWTALGRVVRGRFYALKTEDFVSAARLDGAGGMRIILRHMVPSFLSHIITVVTLTIPGMILAETALSFLGIGLRPPVVSWGVLLHEAQNIRSLSQAPWLLFPGVAVVIAVLALNFLGDGLRDAGDPYA
- a CDS encoding ABC transporter ATP-binding protein; amino-acid sequence: MPERRGVEPDYLLEVRGLRTHFFTDEGVVRAVDGVSFGIEAGKTLCVVGESGCGKSVMARSVLNVIEPPGRVVAGRVLLRAEPGQEVDLAALPPNGKRMRSIRGRLATMIFQEPMTALSPLYTIGNQIIEGIRLHQRVSAREAREIAIRALANVGVPGPERRIDSYSFELSGGMRQRAMIAMALVCGPRLLIADEPTTAVDVTTQANLLDLLKELQRESGMAMLFITHDLGVVAEIADDVAVMYLGTIVERGTAQEVFADAKHPYTRALLRSMPDLRARRRARLATIRGTVPHPLRRPPGCPFHDRCDLAMPGVCDAEEPPTVDMGGGHEVACHLYAEGASPDWQVLEAGSPAGDPRDVAGPPTRPAAPAGPAGAGEPLLEVIDLKTHFPITKGFFNRVVGRVKAVDGVTLTVYKGETLAVVGESGSGKTTLAHSIMRLHDPTSGTVAFHTRSGEVVELSGLPRDRLAPYYKEIRMVFQDPNSSLDPRMPVIDIVGECLVINRLAKGPELEARVRSLLEQVGLDPEFVRRYPHAFSGGQRQRIGIARALAPNPTLIVADEAVSALDVSVQAQILNLLSDLQEELGLTYVFISHDLGVVAHVSDRVAVMYAGRVVELAGTAALFDSPRHPYTEALLSAVLRPDPSARGDASRIRLTGEVADPADPPPGCPFHPRCRYSRPDCATRVPELREVAPGRQVACHYAEELELTGMQIGDSGPAAASPQTSPTAAEA